Proteins from a genomic interval of Paenibacillus lentus:
- the rpsS gene encoding 30S ribosomal protein S19: MSRSLKKGPFVDGYLLKKVEEASAANKKVVIKTWSRRSTIFPQFIGHTFGVYDGRKHVPVYVTEDMVGHKLGEFAPTRTYKGHTDDDKKTRR; the protein is encoded by the coding sequence ATGAGTCGCAGTCTGAAAAAGGGGCCATTTGTAGATGGTTACCTGCTGAAGAAAGTGGAAGAAGCGAGCGCAGCGAACAAAAAGGTTGTTATCAAAACTTGGTCCCGTCGCTCAACAATTTTCCCGCAATTCATTGGGCATACGTTCGGTGTATATGATGGTCGCAAGCATGTTCCGGTATATGTTACTGAGGATATGGTCGGACATAAACTCGGCGAATTTGCTCCAACCCGTACCTATAAAGGTCATACGGACGACGATAAGAAAACGAGACGTTAA
- the rplV gene encoding 50S ribosomal protein L22 has protein sequence MEAKAHARSIRIAPRKARLVIDLIRGKQVGDAIAILRHTPKAASPIVEKLLNSAIANAEHNYSLDVNKLVVTEAYVNQGPTMKRFRPRAMGRASRINKRTSHITLVVSEK, from the coding sequence ATGGAAGCTAAAGCACATGCAAGGTCCATCCGTATTGCTCCGCGGAAAGCAAGATTGGTTATCGATTTGATCCGTGGTAAGCAAGTTGGCGATGCTATCGCAATTCTCCGCCACACGCCTAAGGCGGCTTCCCCAATCGTGGAGAAGCTTCTGAATTCGGCAATTGCGAATGCTGAGCATAACTATTCTCTGGATGTTAATAAATTGGTTGTTACGGAAGCGTACGTAAACCAAGGTCCTACAATGAAACGTTTCCGCCCACGGGCAATGGGACGTGCAAGTCGGATCAACAAACGCACCAGCCACATTACTTTGGTGGTATCCGAAAAATAA
- the rpsC gene encoding 30S ribosomal protein S3 — MGQKVNPVGLRVGIIRDWESKWYAGKDFGDLLLEDVKIREHLKNKLKDSAVSRIEIERAANRVNVTIHTAKPGMVIGKGGSEVENLRNQITKIAGGKKVHINISEIKNPDLDAILVAESIAQQLERRVSFRRALKQAIQRTMRAGAKGIKTAVGGRLGGAEIARSEGYSEGTVPLHTLRADIDYGTAEAHTTYGRLGVKVWIYRGEVLPTAKKQQAAQEGGN; from the coding sequence GTGGGCCAAAAAGTAAATCCGGTCGGACTACGAGTAGGGATTATCCGTGATTGGGAATCCAAATGGTACGCAGGCAAAGATTTCGGTGATCTTTTGCTTGAAGACGTGAAAATTCGTGAGCACCTGAAAAATAAACTGAAAGACTCCGCGGTATCTCGGATCGAAATCGAGAGAGCGGCTAATCGTGTGAATGTAACGATCCATACTGCTAAGCCGGGCATGGTTATCGGTAAAGGTGGTTCGGAAGTTGAAAACCTGCGTAATCAAATTACGAAAATCGCAGGCGGCAAAAAAGTTCACATCAATATCTCTGAAATCAAAAACCCTGATCTTGACGCGATTCTTGTCGCTGAAAGCATTGCACAACAATTGGAGCGTCGTGTTTCTTTCCGTCGTGCGCTTAAACAAGCGATTCAAAGAACAATGCGCGCAGGTGCAAAGGGGATTAAAACAGCAGTCGGCGGTCGTCTAGGCGGTGCTGAGATTGCTCGTTCAGAAGGCTACAGTGAAGGAACTGTTCCACTTCATACGCTTCGTGCTGACATTGATTACGGTACAGCTGAAGCTCATACGACCTATGGACGCCTTGGCGTAAAAGTATGGATCTATCGTGGAGAGGTTCTTCCTACGGCTAAGAAACAACAAGCTGCCCAGGAAGGAGGCAATTAA
- the rplP gene encoding 50S ribosomal protein L16: protein MLVPKRVKHRKQQRGSLRGQAKGGTELNFGEYGLQALEPTWITNRQIEAARIAMTRYIKRGGKVWIKIFPDKPITQKPLEVRMGSGKGNVEKWVAVVKPGKIMFELAGVSEEIAREAMRLAAHKLPIKTKFVKREELGGEANES from the coding sequence ATGTTGGTACCTAAACGTGTAAAACACCGCAAGCAACAACGCGGTAGTTTGAGAGGTCAAGCTAAAGGCGGAACTGAACTGAATTTCGGTGAATACGGCCTGCAAGCTCTTGAGCCTACATGGATTACGAACCGCCAAATTGAGGCTGCGCGTATTGCGATGACTCGTTACATCAAACGTGGCGGTAAAGTATGGATCAAAATTTTCCCTGACAAGCCAATTACTCAAAAGCCTCTAGAAGTGCGGATGGGTAGCGGTAAAGGTAACGTCGAGAAATGGGTTGCAGTTGTGAAACCAGGCAAAATCATGTTTGAGCTTGCTGGTGTATCCGAGGAAATTGCTCGCGAAGCTATGCGGCTTGCCGCTCACAAACTGCCAATCAAAACAAAGTTTGTGAAACGTGAAGAATTGGGTGGTGAAGCAAATGAAAGCTAA
- the rpmC gene encoding 50S ribosomal protein L29: protein MKANELRNLTTAEIEQKIAGFKEELFNLRFQLATGQLDNPTRIRDVRKDIARAKTILHERELGITS from the coding sequence ATGAAAGCTAATGAACTTCGCAACTTAACCACTGCTGAAATTGAACAGAAAATCGCGGGTTTTAAGGAAGAGCTTTTCAACCTCCGTTTTCAATTGGCCACCGGCCAGCTTGATAACCCGACTCGGATCCGTGATGTGCGGAAAGATATAGCTCGTGCTAAAACCATTTTACATGAAAGAGAACTTGGTATTACTAGCTAA